The Poecilia reticulata strain Guanapo linkage group LG13, Guppy_female_1.0+MT, whole genome shotgun sequence genome has a segment encoding these proteins:
- the LOC103474273 gene encoding extracellular calcium-sensing receptor-like — protein sequence MVFAIDEINNSTELLPGIKLGYRIYDSCVSVPVAVHIAFQLTNRQDAVFYKGENCSQSGVVMAAVGDSASTPSISISSIVGSFNIPLVSYFATCACLSDKQQFPTFFRTIPSDHYQADALAKLVKYFGWTWIGAVHSDSDYGNNGMASFLGAALREGICVEYIESFFRTDPQSKIQRVADVIRSSTAVVVVAFTAIGEMKVLLEELARDPPPPRQWIASEAWITDPNLMSFSFCAGAIGVAIQQSVIPGLREFLLDLSASEAAASPLLTKFWEEAFNCSLTETFSDKRVCDGTEDLNTLKSSYTETSQLRITNMVYKAVYAVAHAIQNAVCNKTNGILQCDKHVRLEPKQVLKELKEVNFSKNGYHVSFDANGDPVAFYELINWQKSESGVIELVTVGYYDASLPRGQEFRINRNLTWLDGGTQVPVSVCSESCPPGTRKVLQKGKPICCYDCIPCPEGEISNKTDSPDCFPCPREFWPNANRDACFPKPVEFLSFDEVLSIILAVFSVGGAFLAVITAVIFFHHRTTPIVRANNSELSFLLLFSLILCFLCSLTFIGAPSEWSCMLRHTAFGITFKYNQ from the exons ATGGTCTTTGCCATTGATGAGATTAACAACAGCACAGAGCTGCTGCCCGGCATCAAACTCGGGTATCGGATCTATGATTCCTGCGTCTCGGTGCCTGTGGCAGTGCACATCGCATTTCAGCTAACAAATCGCCAGGACGCCGTGTTTTACAAAGGAGAAAACTGTTCTCAGTCTGGAGTGGTGATGGCTGCTGTTGGAGACTCTGCATCCACTCCATCCATCAGCATATCGAGCATTGTTGGGTCCTTCAACATCCCTCTG GTGAGCTACTTTGCCACGTGTGCCTGCCTGTCAGACAAACAGCAGTTCCCAACATTTTTCAGAACTATTCCCAGTGACCATTACCAAGCTGATGCACTGGCCAAGCTGGTGAAATACTTTGGTTGGACTTGGATAGGAGCCGTCCACTCAGACTCAGACTATGGAAATAATGGCATGGCCTCTTTTCTAGGAGCAGCACTGAGAGAGGGGATCTGTGTGGAGTACATTGAGTCCTTCTTCAGAACCGACCCACAAAGCAAGATCCAAAGAGTTGCAGATGTTATCCGTAG TTCAACAGCAGTGGTTGTTGTAGCATTTACAGCTATTGGAGAAATGAAAGTGTTGCTGGAGGAACTGGCTCGGGATCCTCCTCCACCTCGTCAGTGGATCGCGAGCGAAGCCTGGATAACCGACCCAAACCTGATGAGCTTCAGTTTCTGTGCAGGAGCCATCGGTGTAGCTATTCAGCAATCTGTCATCCCAGGTCTGAGAGAGTTCCTGCTGGATCTCTCTGCCTCTGAGGCGGCTGCCTCCCCACTGCTGACTAAGTTCTGGGAAGAAGCTTTCAACTGCAGCTTGACAGAAA ctttctcaGACAAGAGAGTGTGTGATGGAACTGAAGATCTCAACACCCTAAAAAGCTCGTACACAGAAACATCTCAGTTAAGAATCACTAACATGGTGTATAAGGCTGTTTATGCTGTGGCTCATGCCATCCAGAATGCAGTgtgtaacaaaacaaatggaataTTGCAATGTGACAAACATGTCAGGCTGGAACCCAAACAG GTTCTTAAAGAATTAAAGGAAGTAAACTTCTCCAAGAATGGTTACCATGTCTCATTTGATGCTAATGGGGATCCTGTGGCTTTCTATGAATTAATAAACTGGCAGAAAAGTGAGAGTGGAGTTATTGAACTGGTAACAGTGGGATATTATGATGCATCACTACCAAGAGGCCAGGAGTTTCGTATCAACAGGAACTTAACCTGGTTGGATGGTGGGACACAA GTTCCAGTCTCAGTTTGCTCAGAGAGTTGTCCTCCAGGAACTCGTAAAGTGTTACAGAAAGGAAAACCAATCTGCTGCTATGACTGTATACCATGTCCTGAAGGAGAGATCAGTAATAAAACAG ATTCCCCTGATTGCTTCCCGTGCCCCAGAGAGTTCTGGCCAAATGCAAACAGGGATGCATGTTTCCCGAAACCTGTGGAGTTTCTTTCCTTCGATGAAGTCCTATCAATCATCCTGGCTGTATTCTCTGTTGGTGGAGCCTTTCTGGCTGTCATAACAGCAGTGATTTTCTTCCATCACAGAACAACTCCAATTGTCAGAGCGAACAACTCTGAgctgagcttcctgctgctcttttcTCTTATTCTGTGTTTCTTATGTTCACTAACTTTCATTGGAGCCCCCTCTGAGTGGTCCTGCATGCTGCGGCACACAGCGTTTGGCATCACATTT AAATATAACCAATAA